The Apium graveolens cultivar Ventura chromosome 6, ASM990537v1, whole genome shotgun sequence genome contains a region encoding:
- the LOC141667269 gene encoding V-type proton ATPase 16 kDa proteolipid subunit, whose product MSTAFSGDETAPFFGFLGAAAALVFSCMGAAYGTAKSGVGVASMGVMRPELVMKSIVPVVMAGVLGIYGLIIAVIISTGINPKAKSYYLFDGYAHLSSGLACGLAGLSAGMAIGIVGDAGVRANAQQPKLFVGMILILIFAEALALYGLIVGIILSSRAGQSRAD is encoded by the exons ATGTCAACAGCATTCAGCGGTGATGAAACTGCCCCCTTCTTTGGATTCCTTGGCGCTGCTGCTGCCTTAGTTTTCTCAT GTATGGGGGCAGCGTACGGTACAGCTAAGAGTGGTGTAGGAGTGGCGTCAATGGGAGTGATGAGACCGGAGTTGGTGATGAAGTCAATTGTGCCGGTGGTTATGGCTGGTGTGCTGGGTATCTATGGTTTGATTATTGCTGTTATTATTAGTACAGGAATTAATCCCAAGGCGAAGTCTTACTATCTTTTTGATGGATATGCGCATCTCTCCTCTGGGCTTGCTTGTGGTCTTGCTGGACTTTCTGCTGGTATGGCAATCGGAATTGTTGGTGATGCTGGTGTTAG GGCTAATGCACAGCAGCCGAAGCTTTTTGTTGGAATGATCCTTATTCTCATTTTCGCTGAAGCTCTAGCCTTGTATGGTCTCATTGTTGGCATCATTTTGTCTTCAAGAGCTGGCCAATCCAGAGCCGACTAA
- the LOC141667274 gene encoding uncharacterized protein LOC141667274: MSMEVSTAALLPGKQCFQLSLQQYSQYWQTCSPSQYRQHWQTCSPSLKSKLIRIVHIVNFRNIWSQDSWTLMCTVSKEINLTTVANCAYLPDGILKMQIATGIHLTGNCGDIYTTSLNLLKKVHRHLFRALRVIEMQEILEQQLAEEAAEAVIGGAMASVANPHRTPKYMASVIYL; this comes from the exons ATGTCAATGGAAGTTTCTACAGCAGCGCTTTTACCCGGAAAGCAGTGTTTCCAGCTATCTCTACAGCAGTATAGCCAGTATTGGCAAACCTGTTCACCCAGCCAGTATCGCCAGCATTGGCAAACCTGTTCACCCAGCCTGAAATCAAAGCTAATCAGGATTGTGCACATAGTGAATTTCCGGAATATCTGGTCCCAAGATTCTTGGACCCTTATGTGTACAGTATCTAAAGAGATCAATCTGACTACTGTGGCTAATTGTGCATATCTACCAG ATGGTATTTTGAAGATGCAGATCGCAACTGGGATACATTTGACAGGAAATTGTGGGGACATATATACGACTTCATTAAACTTGCTGAAGAAAG TCCATCGACACTTGTTTCGTGCCCTGAG GGTGATCGAAATGCAGGAAATCCTCGAACAACAGCTTGCTGAGGAAGCAGCTGAAGCTGTAATAGGTGGTGCAATGGCATCCGTTGCTAATCCTCACAGAACTCCCAAGTACATGGCCTCTGTCATATACTTATAA